AATGACAAATTTGATGACAAAACGGAATATGGATATAGATCCCTTTCATACGCTGCTCTCCTTTCGTAACAGGAAAAAGGAGGCATAATCGCCCCCTTCCCATTGCTTTACTAAATTGATTACTCTTCGTCCATTTTCAATACGGCCATAAATGCTTCTTGAGGAACTTCAACGGATCCTACTTGTTTCATACGCTTTTTACCTTCTTTTTGCTTTTCAAGTAGTTTACGCTTACGAGAAATGTCTCCACCGTAACATTTTGCAAGTACGTTTTTCCCGATAGATTTAATCGTGGAACGGGCGATAATTTTTTGACCAATTGCTGCTTGGACAGGTACTTCAAATTGTTGTCTTGGGATAAGCTCACGTAACTTTTCAACAATCGCTTTTCCACGTTCGTATGAGAAGTCCCTATGGACAATAAAGCTTAATGCATCAATTTGTTCTCCATTTAATAAGATATCCATTTTGACAAGCTTCGATGCCTTATAACCAATCATTTCATAATCTAATGAAGCGTAGCCTCTTGTATTTGATTTTAACATATCAAAGAAATCAAATACGATTTCAGCTAACGGTAATTCATACACGACGTTAACTCTAGAAGATGCTAAGTAATCCATCGTAATGAAATTTCCGCGCTTTCTTTGACATAGTTCCATAACTGGTCCAACAAAGTCTTCAGGTACCATAATGGATGCTTTTACATATGGTTCTTCTACATAATCAATGAGTGGTGCATCTGGCATCATGTATGGGTTGTCCACTTTATGGTGCTCCCCGTCTGTTGTGACGACATTGTAAATAACGCTTGGTGCAGTAGTGATAAGTTCAATATTAAACTCACGTTCGATACGTTCTTGAATAATTTCCATATGGAGTAATCCTAAGAAACCGCAACGATAACCGAATCCAAGAGCTTGAGATGTTTCGGGCTCATATTCAAGTGCAGAGTCATTTAACTCTAGCTTTTCTAAGGCTTCACGTAAGTCATTATATTTGGACGTATCGATAGGATATAATCCACAGAAAACCATTGGATTCATTCTTCTATATCCAGGTAGCGCTTCTTCTGCAGGATTGTCCGCTTTTGTAATTGTATCCCCGACTTGTGTATCACCAACGTTTTTAATCGATGCTGATAAATAACCAACGTCACCAATATTCAATTCTTTCATCGGCGTTTCATGTGGTGTAAAGACACCTGTTTCAAGCACTTCAAACTCTTTTCCTGTTGCCATCATTCGAATTTTATCTCCAGGCTTTACGGACCCGTCAATCACTCGAATATAAGCAATAACCCCTCTATACTGGTCGTAGTGAGAGTCAAAAATTAACGCCTTTAATGGCGCATCAGGATCTCCTGTTGGTGCAGGCACTTTCTCTACAATTTGTTCTAAGATGTCTTCAATACCAATCCCTGCTTTTGCAGAGGCATGGACAGCTTCAGATGCATCTAGACCGATTACATCCTCCACTTCCGCTTTTACTCGCTCAGGATCTGCAGCAGGTAAGTCGATTTTGTTAATAACCGGTAAAATCTCAAGGTCGTTGTCGATTGCTAAATAGACGTTCGCAAGCGTCTGTGCTTCAATTCCTTGCGCCGCGTCGACGACCAGGATGGCACCTTCACAAGCCGCTAAACTCCTTGACACTTCGTATGTAAAGTCGACGTGTCCTGGCGTATCAATGAGGTGAAATGTATATTCTTCCCCATCTCTTGCCGTATACGTCAACTGAACCGCATTTAACTTAATCGTAATGCCACGCTCTTTTTCTAGATCCATTGAGTCTAATGTTTGCGTAGTCATTTCTCTCGCTGTTAATGTATTCGTTTGTTCCAAGATTCGGTCAGCAAGTGTAGATTTCCCATGGTCAATATGGGCAATGATAGAAAAGTTTCTAATATTTTTCTGACGCGCTAATTTCTGTTCTGAATTCATTCTGTTCACTCCTATTTCTGCTACTAGAAGTATACCAGTGAACGCCTCGTTGTTCAATTTTCTGCGTCATTTTCATTCGATAAAATTGAAGTTGCCGCTTCAGCTACGATTGCAATTGTCCGATTTAATTCATCTTCTTTGTTTTCAATGCCGCCTAATTCAATAACAAGTAAATTAGGATGTAAGTCTTGATTATATTTCCCGTCCACTCCTGGCCCACTTTTTCTAATTAGCCCACGAGTAATCCCCGGAACTCGTTTCTCCATTTCTGCCTTTAGCCTCATCGCCTTTTCCTCGTTATGCTTATGATTTGGATGTTCTAACCCAATAACGAAAGCCACTTTTGCATAGTTTTCCCCTTCATAACTGATGGTTGTTTTATCCCGACCAATCGAATCACGATGCATATCAAGTATCAAGTCATAGTCAGACTGCTCAATTTGCTGTTGTACAAAAGGACGAACTGCGTGATAAGCTTTTGAAAAAGGCATACGCTTCTTTTCAAGTTCCTGCATGTTATTTACCGGTAATATATCCGTTTCTATCCCATTTACCGCAAGTTGTGCTTGTAGTTTTTCACCAAACTTTGTAATATTTTCAGTTCGGTGCGAAACGGTTACTTTTCCACTTTTTTCTTTCGTCACTGGTTCAAACGCTTCGTGATTATGCGTAAAGTAAAGAAGTGCTTTCTTCTTCTCTTCCTGTACTTCCTCTTGAAACACATTCGAGGCATAGACAATTTTAAGTGGCTCTTTCATTAGTTTCGATGTTGCTGAAGTAGTACTGTTTGGAAGGAGATTCATTATTATTGGGAATAGAAATAGAATAAGAATAAAAGCACTCCATATTTGCAATGTTTTCTTCATGTTAAACCCCTCCGTTCCTCAACTATATGCAGCTAGAAACGGATACATGATTACTTTTTAATACTACGAACCCAATGGGATAATGAGGTAGATAAATTTTCCGCATAAAGTGCAACCCAAGCATCAACTTCCTTAGGTGAAACGAACGTTCGCAGCTCATGATTCGTTAACACTTCTTCAAAAAGCTGAACGCGTTCTTCATGCGGCCATTCTGCCCAGTCTCCAAAAATTGGTTTTAAAACGGAACGATCTACTTCTTTGTTTTCCGAACGTAGCCAAGGGGTCACTGACAAACTTGAAGATGGACTTTTTTCTTCTTCAATCTTCGATGCAATATAACTAAACATTGTATCGATCGCATCTGCGATAAGTACAGGACCATCTACAACTGTCGGTATGCCAATTGCAATCACTGGCAGACCTAATGTTTCCTCCGATACTTCTTTTCGGCTATTGCCTACACCAGAACCTGGATGGATACCAGTATCTGTTAATTGAATCGTTCGACATAACCTAGATGAATCACGAGCAGCCAGTGCATCAATAACGATAAGTAAATCCGGCTCAACTTCCGAAACAACGGCTTTAATAAAATCAGCAGTTTCCAAACCGGTTTGAATCGTTACGCCTGGTGCATAGACAAACACTTCTCCGCCGTCTTCAGTATAATATTCCGCCACAATTTCCCTTAACCTATCCATCGCTAACGGACCAACTGCATCTGGCGTAACTTCCCTATTTCCCAATCCAATAAATAAAATCTTTCCATTAGCAATAGCTTCTTTATTTTTCACAATACCGTCTAGCTTGTCTATTAACAGTTGGGATAACTGTGTGATTTCCTCACTATCATTTGGCGTTAATGAAGGCACTGTTAACGTAATATAATTTCCTTTTTTCTTCCCGATTCGTTTTTCGCCTAATTCATCTACGACAACTTCCGTTAACTTAACTCTCCCATGCGTTGATTCGTTAAATATTATTCCTTTCGATTCCTCTAGTTTATCTTTTTCACTCTCAGTTTGATGACGGACCATTTCTTCACTTTCGACAAGGAGGTCTGTCCGATAAAAATCAAATTTCTCCATAGAATCACCTCGTGCTTCAGTCTGTGCGTTGTGACTATGAAATATTCTCTAGCTGAGTAATTCAAACGCTCCATCATAATACATATATTTTTTTGTTGCATTTCTATGATTCCTTTGTTAAAATTATGCATGTTATGAAAGTGATTTCTTAAGTATGATGAAACATTTTCCCTACCTGAAATTGGAGGTGAACGATTTGCCAAACATTAAATCAGCTATTAAACGCGTAAAGCAAGGCGCAGAACGCAACGAACGTAACGCACATGCAAAAGCAACTATGCGTACTGCGATTCGTAAAGCAGAACTAGCTCTTGACAATAAAGAAGAGAACGCTTCAGTACTTCTGTCACATGCAGTGAAATTAATTGATACTGCCGCTGGAAAAGGCCTTATCCATAAAAACAATGCATCACGTCAAAAAGCACGTCTTACGAGAAAAGCGCTATAATCTAAGATATGCTGAAGGCGTCGTCGTTTAGACGACCCGGTAGCTAATCAAAAAGACCGTCCATTGAATTGCACCTATCGCACATAGCGATGATGCAAATTCATGTGACGGTCTTTTTATATGTAAACT
This window of the Sporosarcina ureilytica genome carries:
- the lepA gene encoding translation elongation factor 4, coding for MNSEQKLARQKNIRNFSIIAHIDHGKSTLADRILEQTNTLTAREMTTQTLDSMDLEKERGITIKLNAVQLTYTARDGEEYTFHLIDTPGHVDFTYEVSRSLAACEGAILVVDAAQGIEAQTLANVYLAIDNDLEILPVINKIDLPAADPERVKAEVEDVIGLDASEAVHASAKAGIGIEDILEQIVEKVPAPTGDPDAPLKALIFDSHYDQYRGVIAYIRVIDGSVKPGDKIRMMATGKEFEVLETGVFTPHETPMKELNIGDVGYLSASIKNVGDTQVGDTITKADNPAEEALPGYRRMNPMVFCGLYPIDTSKYNDLREALEKLELNDSALEYEPETSQALGFGYRCGFLGLLHMEIIQERIEREFNIELITTAPSVIYNVVTTDGEHHKVDNPYMMPDAPLIDYVEEPYVKASIMVPEDFVGPVMELCQRKRGNFITMDYLASSRVNVVYELPLAEIVFDFFDMLKSNTRGYASLDYEMIGYKASKLVKMDILLNGEQIDALSFIVHRDFSYERGKAIVEKLRELIPRQQFEVPVQAAIGQKIIARSTIKSIGKNVLAKCYGGDISRKRKLLEKQKEGKKRMKQVGSVEVPQEAFMAVLKMDEE
- the gpr gene encoding GPR endopeptidase, with amino-acid sequence MEKFDFYRTDLLVESEEMVRHQTESEKDKLEESKGIIFNESTHGRVKLTEVVVDELGEKRIGKKKGNYITLTVPSLTPNDSEEITQLSQLLIDKLDGIVKNKEAIANGKILFIGLGNREVTPDAVGPLAMDRLREIVAEYYTEDGGEVFVYAPGVTIQTGLETADFIKAVVSEVEPDLLIVIDALAARDSSRLCRTIQLTDTGIHPGSGVGNSRKEVSEETLGLPVIAIGIPTVVDGPVLIADAIDTMFSYIASKIEEEKSPSSSLSVTPWLRSENKEVDRSVLKPIFGDWAEWPHEERVQLFEEVLTNHELRTFVSPKEVDAWVALYAENLSTSLSHWVRSIKK
- the rpsT gene encoding 30S ribosomal protein S20 — protein: MPNIKSAIKRVKQGAERNERNAHAKATMRTAIRKAELALDNKEENASVLLSHAVKLIDTAAGKGLIHKNNASRQKARLTRKAL
- the spoIIP gene encoding stage II sporulation protein P, which gives rise to MKKTLQIWSAFILILFLFPIIMNLLPNSTTSATSKLMKEPLKIVYASNVFQEEVQEEKKKALLYFTHNHEAFEPVTKEKSGKVTVSHRTENITKFGEKLQAQLAVNGIETDILPVNNMQELEKKRMPFSKAYHAVRPFVQQQIEQSDYDLILDMHRDSIGRDKTTISYEGENYAKVAFVIGLEHPNHKHNEEKAMRLKAEMEKRVPGITRGLIRKSGPGVDGKYNQDLHPNLLVIELGGIENKEDELNRTIAIVAEAATSILSNENDAEN